From the Theobroma cacao cultivar B97-61/B2 chromosome 2, Criollo_cocoa_genome_V2, whole genome shotgun sequence genome, one window contains:
- the LOC18607670 gene encoding probable ribosome-binding factor A, chloroplastic — MPHVLLHHHLPITTVHLKPCSFPTPKPTAHIHLRTNPTTGATIKCMANPRRVKMVAKQIRRELSDMLLTDKVLQYAVLPEAALGADRYLSSLTTISDVEVSTDLQVVKVYVSVFGDERGKEIALAGLKSKSKYVRSELGKRMKLRLTPEIRFIEDESLERGSRVIAILDKIKAEKKLATDEDEEEFESSDSPQEDRDWEGDDPDEEDIIYVK; from the exons ATGCCCCACGTACTCCTCCACCACCACCTCCCGATCACAACCGTCCATCTCAAACCATGTTCTTTCCCCACCCCAAAACCAACGGCCCATATTCACCTACGCACCAACCCCACAACAGGCGCAACCATAAAGTGCATGGCCAATCCAAGGAGAGTTAAAATGGTAGCGAAACAGATAAGGAGGGAGCTTTCCGACATGCTCTTAACAGACAAAGTGTTGCAATACGCTGTCTTGCCTGAAGCCGCCTTGGGAGCCGACCGTTACCTCTCTTCTCTTACTACCATAAGTGATGTTGAAGTTTCAACTGATTTACAG GTTGTTAAAGTATATGTGTCTGTTTTTGGTGACGAGAGAGGGAAGGAGATTGCACTTGCTGGGTTGAAGTCAAAATCGAAATACGTTAGAAGTGAGCTGGGGAAGCGTATGAAGTTGCGGCTTACTCCCGAGATACGCTTTATTGAAGATGAATCTCTGGAGAGAGGAAGCAGG GTGATTGCAatattagataaaataaaggCTGAGAAAAAGCTTGCAacagatgaagatgaagaagaatttgaatcaTCTGATTCACCTCAAGAGGACAGAGATTGGGAGGGTGATGACCCTGATGAAGAAGATATTATTTACGTAAAGTAA
- the LOC18607671 gene encoding uncharacterized protein LOC18607671, which yields MAPPPGPYSGTSTLALVARASAFSFGLVYGSMKLKFLKAKAKSQKKAEAKAHH from the exons ATGGCGCCGCCTCCTGGACCTTACTCCGGCACCAGCACTCTTGCTCTC GTGGCTCGTGCGTCTGCTTTCTCTTTTGGGCTCGTTTATGGAAGCATGAAGCTCAAGTTCCTTAAG GCAAAGGCAAAGTCTCAAAAGAAAGCTGAAGCAAAGGCTCACCACTAA
- the LOC18607672 gene encoding amidophosphoribosyltransferase, chloroplastic, which produces MASTANLSSLSSSSTLSKPISKNSSFSLNPPQKAPFSLFQKTLPKPSAFPHKTVLHTQKPQFSTSSKNPISDFFSTNKSDPEDGFVSSFSDDDDKPREECGVVGIFGDPEASRLCYLALHALQHRGQEGAGIVAVNNNVLQSVTGVGLVSEVFNESKLDQLPGEMAIGHVRYSTAGSSMLKNVQPFVAGYRFGSVGVAHNGNLVNYRALRAMLEDNGSIFNTSSDTEVVLHLIAISKARPFFLRIVDACEKLEGAYSMVFATEDKLVAVRDPYGFRPLVMGRRSNGAVVFASETCALDLIEATYEREVYPGEVLVVDKKDGVQSLCLMPHPEPKQCIFEHIYFALPNSVIFGKSVYESRHIFGEILATEAPVDCDVVIAVPDSGVVAALGYAAKAGVAFQQGLIRSHYVGRTFIEPSQKIRDFGVKLKLSPVRGVLEGKRVVVVDDSIVRGTTSSKIVRLIKEAGAKEVHMRIASPPIIGSCYYGVDTPSSEELISNRMSVEEIREFIGCDSLAFLPFDSLKKMLGSDSPNFCYACFSGKYPVMPREVKVKRVGDFLDDGLNGPIDSIDGGWVKGPRNFNIEKEIDPLYQQSKI; this is translated from the coding sequence ATGGCATCCACCGCCAATCTCTCTTCTTTGTCCTCTTCATCAACTCTCTCAaaacccatctctaaaaactcttctttttctctgaaCCCGCCTCAAAAAGCCCCCTTTTCACTCTTTCAAAAAACCCTGCCAAAACCCTCTGCTTTCCCTCACAAAACTGTTCTCCATACCCAGAAACCTCAGTTTTCCACCTCCTCTAAAAATCCCATCTCTGACTTCTTCTCAACAAACAAAAGTGACCCAGAAGACGGTTTTGTCTCTTCTTttagtgatgatgatgataagcCACGTGAAGAGTGTGGTGTTGTGGGTATCTTTGGTGACCCTGAAGCGTCACGTCTCTGTTATTTGGCTCTCCACGCGCTTCAGCATCGTGGACAAGAAGGTGCAGGTATTGTAGCAGTGAATAACAATGTTCTTCAATCAGTTACTGGGGTTGGTTTGGTATCTGAAGTGTTTAATGAGTCTAAGCTTGATCAATTGCCTGGTGAAATGGCTATTGGACATGTTAGATATTCAACTGCTGGTTCTTCTATGCTAAAAAATGTGCAGCCTTTTGTTGCTGGCTACAGGTTTGGGTCTGTTGGGGTTGCGCACAATGGAAACTTAGTAAACTATAGAGCTTTGAGAGCTATGCTTGAAGATAATGGTTCAATTTTTAATACTAGTTCTGATACTGAGGTTGTGCTTCATTTGATTGCTATTTCAAAGGCTAGGCCTTTCTTTTTGAGGATTGTTGATGCTTGTGAGAAGCTTGAAGGGGCTTACTCCATGGTGTTTGCGACTGAGGATAAGCTTGTTGCAGTACGTGACCCCTATGGGTTTAGGCCTTTGGTAATGGGGAGAAGGAGTAATGGTGCTGTGGTGTTTGCCTCTGAGACTTGTGCTCTTGATTTGATTGAGGCAACATATGAGAGAGAAGTGTATCCTGGTGAAGTTTTGGTGGTGGATAAAAAAGATGGGGTCCAATCACTTTGCTTGATGCCCCACCCTGAACCAAAACAATGTATTTTTGAGCATATCTATTTTGCTCTGCCTAATTCTGTTATTTTTGGAAAGTCTGTTTATGAGTCACGACATATTTTTGGGGAAATACTTGCTACTGAGGCTCCTGTTGACTGCGATGTTGTGATTGCAGTGCCAGATTCGGGGGTGGTGGCTGCACTTGGTTATGCAGCCAAAGCAGGGGTGGCATTTCAGCAAGGGCTGATCAGGTCTCACTATGTTGGAAGAACTTTTATTGAGCCTTCCCAGAAGATTAGGGACTTTGGTGTGAAGCTTAAGCTTTCACCGGTTCGTGGTGTATTGGAAGGAAAGAGGGTCGTGGTCGTGGATGACTCAATTGTGAGAGGAACCACATCTTCAAAAATTGTTCGGTTGATTAAAGAGGCAGGGGCCAAGGAGGTTCACATGAGGATTGCAAGCCCACCAATTATTGGGTCTTGTTATTATGGAGTGGACACACCCAGCTCTGAGGAGTTGATATCTAATAGGATGAGCGTGGAGGAGATTAGAGAGTTTATTGGATGTGATTCACTTGCTTTTCTGCCATTTGATAGCCTGAAAAAGATGTTGGGTAGTGATTCTCCAAATTTTTGCTATGCCTGCTTTTCAGGGAAGTACCCTGTTATGCCAAGGGAGGTTAAAGTGAAGCGGGTTGGTGATTTCTTGGATGATGGGTTGAATGGACCTATTGATTCCATTGATGGAGGTTGGGTCAAAGGTCCACGAAATTTTAACattgagaaagaaattgatCCCCTGTATCAACAGAGCAAGATTTAG